A genome region from Thermococcus onnurineus NA1 includes the following:
- a CDS encoding NuoB/complex I 20 kDa subunit family protein, producing MVDWRLFEPLFNYARKKSLWIVSFCTGCGGIEMPPLMTSRYDLERFGMIPDPSPRQYDLFLITGYVTPKTLKRIIITYEMAPDPKYVLAHGSCPLNGGIYWDAYNAIKHLDKYIPVDVVIAGCMPRPEAVMDGIQKIMEMIENGTADGWKRYKENYEWYKKNQDELFGEGWREREARRWIPWLVDKKKEE from the coding sequence ATGGTGGACTGGAGACTCTTTGAACCTCTCTTTAATTATGCGAGAAAGAAGAGCCTTTGGATTGTGTCGTTCTGTACCGGATGCGGCGGTATAGAGATGCCGCCCCTCATGACGTCAAGGTATGACCTAGAGCGATTCGGTATGATACCGGACCCGAGTCCAAGACAGTACGACCTCTTCCTCATCACGGGCTACGTTACGCCAAAGACCCTCAAAAGAATCATAATCACCTACGAAATGGCACCTGATCCAAAGTACGTCCTGGCGCACGGCTCCTGCCCGCTCAACGGTGGAATCTACTGGGACGCCTACAACGCTATCAAGCACCTCGACAAGTACATCCCGGTCGATGTCGTCATAGCCGGATGCATGCCGCGGCCAGAGGCAGTCATGGACGGAATCCAGAAGATAATGGAGATGATTGAGAACGGAACAGCAGACGGATGGAAGAGGTACAAGGAGAACTACGAGTGGTACAAGAAGAACCAGGACGAGCTCTTCGGCGAAGGATGGCGTGAGAGGGAAGCCAGAAGGTGGATCCCATGGCTGGTGGACAAGAAAAAGGAGGAGTGA
- a CDS encoding respiratory chain complex I subunit 1 family protein → MLEVALKALFLLIYATFVGFMFMGIIRKVSARIHRRVGPPIYQPILDTIKFFGKKENITHGLIYDFGIIYALGATVLALFFIPLGSVSILRAYGDLILITFLLEIPMLGIMFAAMSSGNPYAGIGAQRALLTMLAIQVPLGFAIIALAEFYGTFSTYEIVMAQQISGWSIIHLPLLLAAIAYDIVLQAMFGKEPFDIMIAPGEISLGPMVEFGGKHMGILQIQHAIALFAETLFFSNIFLGGAVITAFASPILNTIASLAILLVKQIAVLLIAVFVSTIFPRFTIDQAAKFYWKWPTIIAALGAILASL, encoded by the coding sequence ATGCTTGAGGTAGCGCTGAAGGCTTTATTCCTCCTAATTTATGCGACCTTCGTCGGGTTCATGTTCATGGGAATAATCAGGAAAGTGAGCGCAAGGATACACAGAAGGGTAGGACCGCCAATCTATCAGCCCATACTTGACACCATCAAGTTCTTCGGCAAGAAGGAGAACATTACCCACGGATTAATCTACGACTTCGGCATCATCTACGCCCTTGGAGCTACGGTACTGGCTTTGTTCTTCATCCCGCTGGGAAGCGTCAGCATACTCAGGGCCTACGGGGACCTCATCCTCATCACCTTCCTCCTCGAGATACCGATGCTGGGAATAATGTTCGCTGCAATGAGCTCAGGAAACCCCTATGCAGGAATAGGCGCCCAGAGGGCCCTGCTTACTATGCTGGCCATTCAGGTGCCCCTCGGCTTCGCGATAATAGCACTCGCAGAGTTTTACGGAACCTTCAGCACCTACGAGATAGTCATGGCTCAGCAGATCAGCGGATGGAGTATAATACACCTGCCGCTCCTCTTAGCCGCCATAGCCTACGACATCGTCCTTCAGGCAATGTTCGGCAAGGAGCCCTTCGACATCATGATTGCACCAGGTGAAATCTCCCTCGGTCCGATGGTCGAGTTCGGCGGAAAACACATGGGGATACTCCAGATACAGCACGCCATAGCCCTCTTCGCGGAGACGCTGTTCTTCAGCAACATATTCCTAGGCGGAGCAGTTATTACTGCCTTTGCAAGCCCGATACTGAACACCATAGCCAGCCTTGCAATACTCCTCGTCAAGCAGATAGCGGTGCTCCTCATAGCGGTATTCGTCAGCACGATATTCCCGAGGTTCACGATTGACCAGGCGGCCAAGTTCTACTGGAAGTGGCCGACCATCATAGCCGCACTCGGAGCGATACTTGCAAGCCTGTGA